The Lycium barbarum isolate Lr01 chromosome 9, ASM1917538v2, whole genome shotgun sequence genome has a segment encoding these proteins:
- the LOC132609879 gene encoding F-box protein PP2-A12-like isoform X2: MGVSFSLLIPPISATPPPCPGIVDLPENCVASVMTYLDPPEICKLSMLNRNFRIAGYADCIWESKLPTNYELIIERLFENFDENLCKRDVFALLCRPILLDDGSKKVWLDKRTGRVCLSISSKGLAITGVDDRRYWSRIETAESRFKSVAYLQQIWWFEVDGEVDFPFPVGSYSVFFRLQVGRSSKRFGRRICNCEHVHGWDKNPVRFQLSTSDGQQATKQCYLKEPGKWMYHHVGDFVSSGSEVSMKVIFSMAQIDCTHTKGGLCVDSVLICPREFMQMSKRF; this comes from the exons ATGGGTGTTTCATTTTCCCTCCTTATTCCACCTATCTCCGCCACTCCACCGCCGTGTCCCGGCATCGTTGACTTGCCGGAAAATTGCGTGGCATCAGTTATGACATATTTAGATCCACCGGAGATATGTAAACTTTCGATGTTAAATCGAAATTTTCGGATAGCTGGTTATGCTGATTGTATATGGGAATCGAAATTGCCTACAAATTATGAGTTAATTATTGAGAGATTATTTGAAAATTTTGATGAGAATTTGTGTAAGAGAGATGTTTTTGCCTTGCTTTGTCGACCCATTTTGCTAGATGATGGCTCAAAG AAGGTTTGGTTAGATAAGCGTACGGGTAGAGTTTGTCTGTCAATATCTTCTAAAGGCTTGGCCATAACAGGCGTTGATGATAGGAGATATTGGAGTCGTATTGAAACAGCTGAATCAAG ATTCAAGTCCGTTGCGTACCTCCAACAGATCTGGTGGTTTGAAGTCGATGGAGAGGTCGATTTCCCATTCCCTGTAGGGTCCTACAGCGTTTTCTTCAGGCTACAAGTCGGGCGTTCTTCTAAGAGATTCGGTCGCAGAATCTGCAACTGCGAGCACGTTCATGGATGGGATAAAAACCCAGTCAGGTTCCAGCTTTCGACATCAGACGGTCAACAAGCTACAAAACAGTGTTACTTGAAAGAACCTGGAAAATGGATGTATCACCATGTAGGTGATTTTGTAAGCTCGGGATCGGAAGTGTCGATGAAAGTTATATTTTCGATGGCACAAATCGATTGTACACACACGAAAGGTGGACTCTGTGTAGATTCTGTACTGATATGCCCGCGTGAGTTTATGCAGATGTCGAAGCGTTTTTAG
- the LOC132609879 gene encoding F-box protein PP2-A13-like isoform X4 — MGVSFSLLIPPISATPPPCPGIVDLPENCVASVMTYLDPPEICKLSMLNRNFRIAGYADCIWESKLPTNYELIIERLFENFDENLCKRDVFALLCRPILLDDGSKGYNWNFTNFRYGDYENFEENLCKRDAFALLCRSILLDGGSKKVWLDKRTGRVCLSISSKGLAITGVDDRRYWSRIETAESRYKAIWNQKACEG; from the exons ATGGGTGTTTCATTTTCCCTCCTTATTCCACCTATCTCCGCCACTCCACCGCCGTGTCCCGGCATCGTTGACTTGCCGGAAAATTGCGTGGCATCAGTTATGACATATTTAGATCCACCGGAGATATGTAAACTTTCGATGTTAAATCGAAATTTTCGGATAGCTGGTTATGCTGATTGTATATGGGAATCGAAATTGCCTACAAATTATGAGTTAATTATTGAGAGATTATTTGAAAATTTTGATGAGAATTTGTGTAAGAGAGATGTTTTTGCCTTGCTTTGTCGACCCATTTTGCTAGATGATGGCTCAAAG GGTTATAATTGGAATTTCACAAATTTCCGATATGGtgattatgaaaattttgaagaaaaTTTGTGTAAAAGAGATGCTTTTGCCTTGCTTTGTCGATCCATTTTGCTTGATGGTGGCTCAAAG AAGGTTTGGTTAGATAAGCGTACGGGTAGAGTTTGTCTGTCAATATCTTCTAAAGGCTTGGCCATAACAGGCGTTGATGATAGGAGATATTGGAGTCGTATTGAAACAGCTGAATCAAG ATACAAGGCTATTTGGAATCAGAAGGCCTGTGAGGGTTAG
- the LOC132609879 gene encoding F-box protein PP2-A13-like isoform X5, whose product MGVSFSLLIPPISATPPPCPGIVDLPENCVASVMTYLDPPEICKLSMLNRNFRIAGYADCIWESKLPTNYELIIERLFENFDENLCKRDVFALLCRPILLDDGSKGYNWNFTNFRYGDYENFEENLCKRDAFALLCRSILLDGGSKKVWLDKRTGRVCLSISSKGLAITGVDDRRYWSRIETAESRQSYNL is encoded by the exons ATGGGTGTTTCATTTTCCCTCCTTATTCCACCTATCTCCGCCACTCCACCGCCGTGTCCCGGCATCGTTGACTTGCCGGAAAATTGCGTGGCATCAGTTATGACATATTTAGATCCACCGGAGATATGTAAACTTTCGATGTTAAATCGAAATTTTCGGATAGCTGGTTATGCTGATTGTATATGGGAATCGAAATTGCCTACAAATTATGAGTTAATTATTGAGAGATTATTTGAAAATTTTGATGAGAATTTGTGTAAGAGAGATGTTTTTGCCTTGCTTTGTCGACCCATTTTGCTAGATGATGGCTCAAAG GGTTATAATTGGAATTTCACAAATTTCCGATATGGtgattatgaaaattttgaagaaaaTTTGTGTAAAAGAGATGCTTTTGCCTTGCTTTGTCGATCCATTTTGCTTGATGGTGGCTCAAAG AAGGTTTGGTTAGATAAGCGTACGGGTAGAGTTTGTCTGTCAATATCTTCTAAAGGCTTGGCCATAACAGGCGTTGATGATAGGAGATATTGGAGTCGTATTGAAACAGCTGAATCAAG ACAGAGTTACAACTTATGA
- the LOC132609879 gene encoding F-box protein PP2-A12-like isoform X3, giving the protein MGVSFSLLIPPISATPPPCPGIVDLPENCVASVMTYLDPPEICKLSMLNRNFRIAGYADCIWESKLPTNYELIIERLFENFDENLCKRDVFALLCRPILLDDGSKGYNWNFTNFRYGDYENFEENLCKRDAFALLCRSILLDGGSKKVWLDKRTGRVCLSISSKGLAITGVDDRRYWSRIETAESRDTSVFGFGTGYGLLDSHRQSYNL; this is encoded by the exons ATGGGTGTTTCATTTTCCCTCCTTATTCCACCTATCTCCGCCACTCCACCGCCGTGTCCCGGCATCGTTGACTTGCCGGAAAATTGCGTGGCATCAGTTATGACATATTTAGATCCACCGGAGATATGTAAACTTTCGATGTTAAATCGAAATTTTCGGATAGCTGGTTATGCTGATTGTATATGGGAATCGAAATTGCCTACAAATTATGAGTTAATTATTGAGAGATTATTTGAAAATTTTGATGAGAATTTGTGTAAGAGAGATGTTTTTGCCTTGCTTTGTCGACCCATTTTGCTAGATGATGGCTCAAAG GGTTATAATTGGAATTTCACAAATTTCCGATATGGtgattatgaaaattttgaagaaaaTTTGTGTAAAAGAGATGCTTTTGCCTTGCTTTGTCGATCCATTTTGCTTGATGGTGGCTCAAAG AAGGTTTGGTTAGATAAGCGTACGGGTAGAGTTTGTCTGTCAATATCTTCTAAAGGCTTGGCCATAACAGGCGTTGATGATAGGAGATATTGGAGTCGTATTGAAACAGCTGAATCAAG GGACACTTCTGTATTTGGGTTTGGAACCGGCTATGGTTTGCTGGACTCACATAGACAGAGTTACAACTTATGA
- the LOC132612322 gene encoding uncharacterized protein LOC132612322 — MAKAYDRVSWSYLCILMRKMGFCEVWIDMIFRHISSNWYSLIVNGIRQDFFKSERGLTQGDPIYPSLFILCVEFLSKKLNDLNNRANFTGFYMNKHGPIINYLAFADDIILFSSGCRYSLVLLMQTLSKYESISGQQINKDKSVLAVAPNAQPEEVNRVMRITGINHKQFPIKYLGCPLYVGRKKISIFSEMIQKVVSKISGCQTKFLSTGGKVVLIKNVQMAIHTHLLAAIHPPKGVVVQIEKMLARFLWSGTIDKRKCHWAAWDSLCLPYNERGANIRNMQDICNDFTSKQWWNLRTGNSLWKMFCMSKYCQKSHPVIKNWYSGHSQSWHAMCLIKDSIDHHILWKVGRGDIAFWLDNWTDLSPLYKFLPAGTRPKNNKISEMIQQGQWMLEDWDRFLPEDVIECIHSFNTILQHDIPDRPIWNLSDQ, encoded by the coding sequence ATGGCTAAGGCTTATGATAGAGTGTCTTGGTCTTATCTTTGTATCTTGATGAGAAAAATGGGATTTTGTGAAGTCTGGATCGACATGATCTTCAGGCATATATCCAGCAACTGGTATTCTCTCATTGTAAATGGCATCAGACAAGACTTCTTCAAATCTGAAAGAGGACTAACACAGGGAGACCCTATCTACCCTTCTTTATTTATCTTATGTGTTGAATTTCTTTCTAAAAAGCTCAATGATTTAAACAATAGAGCTAACTTTACAGGTTTTTATATGAATAAACATGGCCCTATTATTAACTATCTTGCTTTTGCTGATGATATTATTCTATTTTCTAGTGGATGCAGGTACTCTCTCGTACTACTCATGCAAACCTTGAGTAAGTATGAAAGTATTTCAGGACAACAAATCAACAAAGACAAATCGGTTTTGGCTGTGGCTCCTAATGCTCAACCTGAAGAAGTTAACAGAGTCATGAGAATTACTGGGATAAATCACAAACAATTCCCTATCAAGTACCTTGGTTGCCCTCTTTATGTGGGAAGGAAAAAAATCTCCATCTTCTCAGAAATGATTCAGAAAGTTGTTAGTAAGATTTCAGGTTGCCAAACCAAGTTCCTCTCAACTGGAGGTAAAGTTGTGCTTATTAAGAATGTGCAAATGGCGATTCACACCCATCTTCTAGCTGCTATTCACCCTCCAAAGGGTGTTGTTGTGCAAATTGAAAAGATGCTGGCTAGATTTCTTTGGAGTGGTACAATTGACAAGAGAAAGTGTCACTGGGCTGCTTGGGATAGCTTGTGCCTTCCTTATAATGAGCGAGGTGCAAACATCAGGAATATGCAAGATATTTGTAATGACTTCACTTCCAAACAGTGGTGGAATCTTAGGACTGGCAATTCCCTCTGGAAAATGTTTTGTATGTCTAAATATTGCCAAAAGAGTCATCCTGTGATTAAAAATTGGTACTCTGGTCACTCACAATCTTGGCATGCTATGTGTCTTATTAAAGACAGTATTGACCATCATATACTTTGGAAAGTGGGCAGAGGTGATATAGCTTTCTGGTTAGATAACTGGACTGATCTTAGCCCTCTTTACAAGTTCTTACCAGCAGGTACCAGGCCTAAAAACAACAAGATTTCTGAGATGATTCAACAAGGACAATGGATGCTAGAAGACTGGGATAGATTCCTCCCTGAAGATGTCATTGAATGTATCCATAGCTTCAACACTATTCTTCAACATGACATACCTGATAGACCTATTTGGAATCTAAGTGATCAATGA
- the LOC132609879 gene encoding F-box protein PP2-A13-like isoform X1 produces MGVSFSLLIPPISATPPPCPGIVDLPENCVASVMTYLDPPEICKLSMLNRNFRIAGYADCIWESKLPTNYELIIERLFENFDENLCKRDVFALLCRPILLDDGSKGYNWNFTNFRYGDYENFEENLCKRDAFALLCRSILLDGGSKKVWLDKRTGRVCLSISSKGLAITGVDDRRYWSRIETAESRFKSVAYLQQIWWFEVDGEVDFPFPVGSYSVFFRLQVGRSSKRFGRRICNCEHVHGWDKNPVRFQLSTSDGQQATKQCYLKEPGKWMYHHVGDFVSSGSEVSMKVIFSMAQIDCTHTKGGLCVDSVLICPREFMQMSKRF; encoded by the exons ATGGGTGTTTCATTTTCCCTCCTTATTCCACCTATCTCCGCCACTCCACCGCCGTGTCCCGGCATCGTTGACTTGCCGGAAAATTGCGTGGCATCAGTTATGACATATTTAGATCCACCGGAGATATGTAAACTTTCGATGTTAAATCGAAATTTTCGGATAGCTGGTTATGCTGATTGTATATGGGAATCGAAATTGCCTACAAATTATGAGTTAATTATTGAGAGATTATTTGAAAATTTTGATGAGAATTTGTGTAAGAGAGATGTTTTTGCCTTGCTTTGTCGACCCATTTTGCTAGATGATGGCTCAAAG GGTTATAATTGGAATTTCACAAATTTCCGATATGGtgattatgaaaattttgaagaaaaTTTGTGTAAAAGAGATGCTTTTGCCTTGCTTTGTCGATCCATTTTGCTTGATGGTGGCTCAAAG AAGGTTTGGTTAGATAAGCGTACGGGTAGAGTTTGTCTGTCAATATCTTCTAAAGGCTTGGCCATAACAGGCGTTGATGATAGGAGATATTGGAGTCGTATTGAAACAGCTGAATCAAG ATTCAAGTCCGTTGCGTACCTCCAACAGATCTGGTGGTTTGAAGTCGATGGAGAGGTCGATTTCCCATTCCCTGTAGGGTCCTACAGCGTTTTCTTCAGGCTACAAGTCGGGCGTTCTTCTAAGAGATTCGGTCGCAGAATCTGCAACTGCGAGCACGTTCATGGATGGGATAAAAACCCAGTCAGGTTCCAGCTTTCGACATCAGACGGTCAACAAGCTACAAAACAGTGTTACTTGAAAGAACCTGGAAAATGGATGTATCACCATGTAGGTGATTTTGTAAGCTCGGGATCGGAAGTGTCGATGAAAGTTATATTTTCGATGGCACAAATCGATTGTACACACACGAAAGGTGGACTCTGTGTAGATTCTGTACTGATATGCCCGCGTGAGTTTATGCAGATGTCGAAGCGTTTTTAG
- the LOC132609879 gene encoding F-box protein PP2-A13-like isoform X6: MGVSFSLLIPPISATPPPCPGIVDLPENCVASVMTYLDPPEICKLSMLNRNFRIAGYADCIWESKLPTNYELIIERLFENFDENLCKRDVFALLCRPILLDDGSKGYNWNFTNFRYGDYENFEENLCKRDAFALLCRSILLDGGSKKVWLDKRTGRVCLSISSKGLAITGVDDRRYWSRIETAESR; this comes from the exons ATGGGTGTTTCATTTTCCCTCCTTATTCCACCTATCTCCGCCACTCCACCGCCGTGTCCCGGCATCGTTGACTTGCCGGAAAATTGCGTGGCATCAGTTATGACATATTTAGATCCACCGGAGATATGTAAACTTTCGATGTTAAATCGAAATTTTCGGATAGCTGGTTATGCTGATTGTATATGGGAATCGAAATTGCCTACAAATTATGAGTTAATTATTGAGAGATTATTTGAAAATTTTGATGAGAATTTGTGTAAGAGAGATGTTTTTGCCTTGCTTTGTCGACCCATTTTGCTAGATGATGGCTCAAAG GGTTATAATTGGAATTTCACAAATTTCCGATATGGtgattatgaaaattttgaagaaaaTTTGTGTAAAAGAGATGCTTTTGCCTTGCTTTGTCGATCCATTTTGCTTGATGGTGGCTCAAAG AAGGTTTGGTTAGATAAGCGTACGGGTAGAGTTTGTCTGTCAATATCTTCTAAAGGCTTGGCCATAACAGGCGTTGATGATAGGAGATATTGGAGTCGTATTGAAACAGCTGAATCAAG GTAA